In Nitrospirota bacterium, one genomic interval encodes:
- a CDS encoding 3-deoxy-7-phosphoheptulonate synthase: protein MPRPLDNQHVLEIKPLPSPRTIKSKLPITDQAAGLVVETREAVRRILHGQDRERLLVIVGPCSIHDPEAAYEYADQLKPLADALSDRLLIVMRTYFEKPRTTVGWKGLINDPHLDGTCDIATGMELARTILLNINKRGLPCAAEALDPVSPQYIADLWSWVAIGARTTESQPHREMASGLSMPVGFKNGTEGNLEVAWNAMVAAKQPHHFLGINADGLTSIIKTTGNPDRHIVLRGGGGKTNYEAEHVARAESVVSSEGIARPIMIDCSHDNSGKDYRRQTMVAHDVLRQFREGRRSIMGLMLESNLNPGKQTWKQGLPLAHGVSITDACLGWKETESLLSELAEMIVAKPA from the coding sequence ATGCCAAGACCACTCGATAACCAGCATGTCCTTGAAATCAAACCGCTGCCATCGCCGCGGACAATCAAGTCCAAATTGCCGATTACAGACCAGGCGGCAGGACTAGTCGTTGAAACCAGGGAGGCTGTTCGCCGGATTCTGCACGGCCAAGACCGTGAACGCCTGCTCGTAATCGTCGGTCCCTGTTCGATCCACGATCCTGAAGCCGCCTACGAATATGCCGACCAATTGAAACCGCTCGCCGATGCCTTATCCGATCGGTTACTGATCGTCATGCGGACCTACTTTGAAAAGCCCCGTACCACAGTCGGGTGGAAGGGGCTCATCAACGACCCGCATTTAGACGGCACCTGCGACATCGCCACCGGCATGGAACTGGCCAGAACAATCCTCCTCAACATCAACAAACGCGGACTTCCCTGTGCAGCTGAAGCCTTGGACCCTGTGTCACCCCAATACATCGCCGATCTCTGGAGTTGGGTAGCCATCGGCGCCCGCACCACCGAAAGCCAGCCGCACCGTGAAATGGCCAGCGGGCTGTCGATGCCTGTCGGCTTCAAGAACGGCACGGAGGGTAATCTTGAAGTGGCCTGGAATGCGATGGTCGCCGCAAAACAGCCCCATCATTTTCTGGGCATCAACGCCGACGGACTCACCTCCATCATCAAGACCACCGGCAACCCTGATCGACACATCGTTCTGCGCGGCGGCGGCGGCAAAACCAACTACGAAGCCGAACACGTAGCCCGCGCAGAGTCCGTTGTCTCAAGCGAAGGCATTGCTCGCCCCATCATGATCGACTGTTCGCACGACAATTCCGGTAAAGACTATCGGCGACAGACGATGGTCGCGCACGACGTTCTCCGCCAATTCCGAGAGGGCCGCCGATCCATCATGGGGCTTATGCTCGAAAGCAATCTAAATCCCGGCAAGCAGACCTGGAAACAGGGCCTGCCTCTCGCCCATGGGGTTTCCATCACTGATGCCTGCCTTGGCTGGAAAGAAACCGAATCTCTGCTTTCCGAACTTGCCGAAATGATTGTGGCCAAACCCGCCTAA
- a CDS encoding TatD family hydrolase encodes MLFDTHTHLDDARYNDDREAMIARAREAGVDTFVTIGCDLATSQAAVALAEQHPPIYASIGVHPHEVKHIADGWYDEFRLLAKNKKVVAYGEIGLDYHYNHSSPKEQRERFREQVQLARELTLPVIIHTREAQEDTIAILKEENASEIGGVFHCFSGDAWLAKDALDLGFYLSFSGIVTFQNATMLRDIAKTVPLDRLLIETDCPYLTPAPHRGKRNEPAFVSFVAQKLAELHTDTPGMSVDRIEFITTQNAKRLFKIA; translated from the coding sequence ATGCTTTTCGACACCCACACCCATCTGGACGATGCCCGCTACAATGATGATCGCGAGGCGATGATTGCCCGTGCCCGCGAAGCCGGTGTGGACACCTTCGTCACCATCGGCTGCGATCTGGCGACCAGTCAGGCGGCAGTCGCACTGGCGGAACAACATCCGCCGATCTATGCCTCCATCGGCGTCCATCCACATGAAGTGAAACATATCGCCGACGGCTGGTACGACGAATTCCGCTTGTTGGCCAAGAACAAGAAGGTCGTCGCGTACGGCGAGATCGGCCTTGACTACCATTACAACCATTCGTCACCGAAAGAACAGCGCGAGCGATTCCGCGAACAAGTCCAGCTCGCACGCGAGCTGACGCTTCCGGTGATCATTCACACGCGGGAAGCTCAAGAGGATACGATAGCGATCTTGAAAGAGGAGAATGCGTCAGAAATCGGCGGGGTGTTCCACTGCTTTTCCGGGGATGCCTGGCTGGCGAAGGATGCGCTGGATCTGGGGTTCTATCTCTCGTTTTCGGGGATAGTCACCTTTCAAAATGCGACGATGCTGCGCGACATTGCGAAGACTGTTCCACTGGATCGATTACTGATCGAAACCGACTGCCCCTATCTGACGCCGGCCCCCCATCGCGGGAAACGGAACGAGCCGGCCTTCGTATCTTTCGTTGCACAAAAGCTCGCCGAGCTTCACACCGATACACCAGGCATGTCGGTCGACCGGATTGAGTTCATCACGACCCAGAACGCGAAACGCCTGTTCAAAATCGCTTAA
- a CDS encoding NYN domain-containing protein has protein sequence MALHLIVDGYNLLAQTSRIGGGPSRHSEMARESLLRDLASYRQRKSHPITVVFDGWQQGWGTEQREHRLGLQIIFSRRGEKADQVIQRMVAEFGSACAVVSSDHEIIDCANARGAFVMKAQEFAGKLREMPVPAGLALHKELDRGEDLRPKRGTEKRGNPRKLPKAMRQRSRQLKRF, from the coding sequence ATGGCACTTCATCTGATCGTTGATGGCTACAATCTCTTGGCTCAGACAAGCCGGATAGGTGGAGGACCGAGCCGGCATTCCGAAATGGCGCGCGAATCGTTGTTGCGAGATCTGGCCAGCTATCGTCAACGTAAATCCCATCCGATTACGGTGGTCTTTGACGGGTGGCAACAGGGGTGGGGTACGGAACAGCGGGAGCATCGGCTCGGTCTTCAGATCATCTTCTCTCGACGGGGAGAAAAGGCCGATCAAGTGATACAACGTATGGTTGCCGAATTCGGATCCGCCTGCGCCGTGGTGAGCTCAGACCATGAGATCATCGATTGTGCGAACGCGCGAGGGGCCTTTGTCATGAAGGCTCAAGAGTTTGCAGGGAAGCTTCGCGAGATGCCGGTGCCAGCCGGTCTGGCGCTGCACAAAGAACTGGACAGGGGGGAAGATCTCCGCCCGAAGCGAGGCACTGAAAAACGCGGGAATCCACGGAAATTGCCCAAAGCCATGCGGCAGCGGAGCCGTCAGCTTAAGCGATTTTGA
- a CDS encoding N-acetylmuramoyl-L-alanine amidase gives MRSALWHILTLALLVGLFDLHGHALDPFHSGKAYAATSTAPQEPLTKPKRSHTSPVRLSPTGLGLTTIQNVRTASAPGWSRLVLDLDSKARPNRQPQLQAEGITIEIPNTTLSQSVRAKLAAGKVSSHFIITQNSERSVEVSLPTGSFQSYKLLSLANPHRLVIDVVPASEPLTAPLGEAPTDRGIPLPTPPQPTQPRAKLIKTIVIDPGHGGRDPGARGQRGTEEKDITLKVALKLRSLLSKQPGVRVLMTREEDQFVELEDRTKFANGQEADLFVSIHVNSHPQRSIKGIEIYHFGQAKDQRALEVAARENGTPLNSTGVGWEYLVADLLTAKKIEESLELAWTAKEAIVSNLNGHYALVDHGVKTAPFYVLRFTSMPSILAEIAYISNSAEEDLLRTGLFTTHVAEGLMEGINTFLASSKFVTR, from the coding sequence ATGCGATCAGCCCTGTGGCACATCCTTACCCTCGCCCTCTTGGTCGGACTGTTCGACCTCCATGGGCATGCCCTCGACCCATTTCACAGCGGCAAGGCCTATGCAGCAACGAGTACAGCACCTCAAGAGCCTCTTACAAAACCTAAGCGGTCCCATACCTCTCCTGTGCGCCTGTCTCCCACCGGGCTTGGCCTGACCACAATCCAGAATGTCCGGACGGCCAGTGCACCGGGGTGGTCAAGGCTCGTACTCGATCTTGACTCAAAAGCCCGTCCCAACAGACAGCCCCAACTCCAGGCCGAAGGAATAACCATCGAAATTCCCAATACCACCTTGAGCCAATCCGTCAGGGCAAAACTTGCCGCCGGTAAAGTTTCTAGCCACTTCATCATCACGCAGAACTCTGAACGATCGGTTGAGGTGTCTCTCCCGACCGGATCTTTTCAAAGCTATAAGTTACTCTCTCTTGCAAATCCGCATCGGCTGGTCATCGATGTGGTACCGGCCAGTGAGCCTCTGACAGCTCCACTGGGTGAAGCACCAACCGACCGAGGAATTCCACTCCCGACTCCCCCACAACCAACTCAGCCGCGAGCCAAACTGATTAAGACCATCGTGATCGATCCTGGACATGGCGGGCGCGATCCCGGAGCACGTGGGCAGCGCGGGACGGAGGAAAAAGATATTACCCTGAAGGTCGCATTGAAACTGCGCAGCCTTTTGAGCAAACAGCCTGGAGTCCGTGTTCTCATGACACGCGAAGAAGATCAGTTCGTAGAGCTGGAAGACCGGACAAAGTTTGCCAATGGGCAGGAAGCAGATCTCTTTGTCTCGATCCATGTGAATTCCCACCCGCAGCGCTCCATAAAGGGAATCGAAATCTACCACTTTGGGCAGGCAAAGGATCAACGGGCGCTGGAAGTAGCAGCTCGTGAAAACGGGACCCCGCTCAACAGCACCGGTGTGGGATGGGAATATCTCGTTGCCGATCTTTTGACGGCGAAGAAGATCGAGGAATCCCTAGAACTGGCCTGGACCGCCAAAGAAGCCATCGTCAGTAATCTGAACGGCCATTACGCCCTGGTGGATCATGGGGTGAAAACCGCGCCCTTCTATGTGCTCCGCTTCACCAGTATGCCCAGCATCCTGGCTGAGATCGCGTATATCTCGAACTCTGCTGAAGAAGACCTGCTACGAACAGGCCTCTTCACGACGCACGTGGCAGAAGGGCTTATGGAAGGGATCAACACCTTCCTCGCCTCTTCGAAATTTGTTACGCGATGA
- the truA gene encoding tRNA pseudouridine(38-40) synthase TruA: MPTVKLVLEYDGTRYSGWQRQPDHPTIQEAIEQAIQQVSQSVTSVIGAGRTDAGVHALGQVASFRTERDWPASSWMRALNAVLPKDIAVCSTTLVDPGFHAQHDARGKLYRYRILHRPTRPTVDRAFVWHIYRPLDEAAMQEAATSLIGSQDFSSFEGALTDNNNPICHLQRLTVIRHDDQILIEAYADRFLKHMVRAIVGTVVEVGLGRRTPASLTEVLRARDRSAAGLTAPAHGLFLMRVDYE; the protein is encoded by the coding sequence ATGCCTACAGTCAAACTAGTCTTGGAATACGACGGGACCCGTTACTCAGGCTGGCAGCGCCAACCCGATCATCCTACGATCCAAGAGGCCATTGAACAGGCCATACAACAGGTCAGCCAGAGTGTGACGTCCGTTATCGGCGCAGGCCGCACGGATGCAGGTGTGCATGCACTCGGGCAGGTGGCGAGCTTTCGCACTGAGCGTGATTGGCCCGCGTCCAGTTGGATGCGGGCGCTCAACGCAGTGCTGCCGAAAGACATTGCCGTTTGTTCCACGACCCTCGTCGACCCAGGCTTTCATGCCCAGCATGATGCACGCGGCAAACTCTACCGCTATCGAATCCTTCATCGTCCAACCCGCCCTACTGTCGATCGCGCATTCGTATGGCATATCTATAGGCCGCTGGACGAGGCTGCCATGCAAGAAGCGGCAACGTCGCTGATTGGATCGCAGGACTTTTCATCCTTCGAAGGAGCCCTCACAGACAACAACAATCCCATCTGCCATCTGCAACGACTGACCGTCATCCGCCATGACGACCAGATCCTCATTGAGGCCTACGCCGACCGGTTTCTGAAACATATGGTCCGTGCAATCGTTGGGACGGTGGTCGAAGTCGGGCTAGGCAGGCGAACTCCCGCCAGCCTTACAGAGGTCCTTCGAGCCAGGGATCGGTCTGCAGCGGGCCTGACCGCTCCTGCTCATGGTCTTTTCCTGATGCGCGTAGACTACGAGTAG
- a CDS encoding phosphate starvation-inducible protein PsiF, which produces MTQTTGIVVVSLFVSGLCVAPFAIAEPGQQNKIAACNAHANEKGLSEGKGEERKAFMHECMSAKQAKAVKAGGTQQNKMKTCNKEAGAKGLKGDERRAFMSTCLSS; this is translated from the coding sequence ATGACACAGACAACCGGCATCGTGGTGGTATCCCTCTTTGTGTCCGGGCTATGCGTTGCGCCGTTTGCCATCGCGGAACCAGGTCAGCAAAACAAAATTGCTGCCTGCAACGCCCATGCGAACGAGAAAGGATTGAGTGAAGGAAAAGGAGAAGAGCGAAAGGCATTCATGCACGAATGCATGTCCGCAAAGCAGGCGAAGGCGGTGAAGGCGGGTGGGACTCAGCAGAACAAGATGAAAACCTGCAATAAAGAAGCAGGCGCAAAGGGCCTCAAGGGCGACGAACGCAGGGCGTTTATGAGCACCTGCCTGTCAAGCTAA
- a CDS encoding 2-C-methyl-D-erythritol 2,4-cyclodiphosphate synthase, giving the protein MRIGCGYDLHPLGQGRKLILGGVEVPHSKGLLGHSDSDALVHALCDALLGAMGEGDLGRHYPSSDQRFKDISSLKLLEDVVGKMRGKGYRIVNVDTVVIAQAPRLSSYLAAMQKQMAQVLGVDADLVNVKVKSGEGIGMIGREEGIAAQAVCLIERCTS; this is encoded by the coding sequence ATGCGCATCGGTTGCGGCTATGACCTTCATCCTTTGGGACAGGGGCGAAAGCTGATTCTTGGCGGGGTCGAGGTGCCGCACAGCAAAGGCTTGTTGGGGCATTCCGATTCCGATGCCTTGGTGCATGCCCTTTGTGACGCCCTGCTTGGCGCAATGGGTGAAGGAGATCTGGGCCGGCACTATCCCAGTTCGGATCAGCGGTTTAAAGATATTTCGAGTTTGAAGCTGTTAGAGGATGTGGTCGGGAAGATGCGAGGGAAGGGTTATCGCATCGTGAACGTCGACACAGTCGTTATCGCTCAGGCCCCACGGCTCAGTTCTTACTTGGCAGCCATGCAGAAACAAATGGCGCAGGTGCTCGGGGTCGATGCCGATCTTGTTAATGTGAAGGTGAAGAGCGGGGAGGGGATCGGCATGATCGGTCGTGAAGAAGGGATTGCCGCACAGGCAGTTTGTTTGATCGAACGATGCACAAGCTGA
- the ispD gene encoding 2-C-methyl-D-erythritol 4-phosphate cytidylyltransferase: MGGPVPKQFLSIGGQPLIVQSLRVLQAASVIDQIILAVPSADIAYCENEIVALHRFTKVTKVVAGGVERQDSVRNALAQVPSDTDIVLIHDAVRPFLTQRMIDEVVARARKEGAAIVALPMRDTVKHVRIDGMIERTVDRTPLWLAQTPQAFRRDWIESAHSKGHSEGVRATDDAFLVEWLGHSVSVVEGSGENIKVTRPEDMVIGEAILAERLKRREMSETGEKRARSRTSKSRLSRQSRPSR, encoded by the coding sequence ATGGGAGGCCCTGTTCCGAAACAATTCCTTTCGATCGGTGGTCAGCCGCTCATCGTGCAATCCTTGCGGGTGTTGCAGGCGGCTTCCGTGATCGACCAGATCATTCTGGCTGTGCCATCTGCCGACATCGCATATTGCGAGAATGAGATCGTGGCGCTGCATCGATTCACCAAAGTGACGAAGGTAGTCGCGGGTGGTGTGGAGAGACAGGATTCCGTGCGGAACGCGCTCGCACAGGTTCCCTCTGACACGGATATCGTGCTTATTCACGACGCGGTACGTCCATTTCTGACCCAACGGATGATCGATGAGGTTGTGGCTCGGGCAAGGAAAGAGGGAGCGGCGATTGTCGCACTTCCGATGCGTGATACCGTGAAGCATGTGCGGATCGACGGGATGATCGAACGGACGGTCGATCGCACGCCCTTGTGGCTTGCCCAGACTCCGCAGGCCTTTCGACGGGACTGGATCGAGTCTGCTCACAGCAAAGGGCACTCAGAAGGGGTGCGCGCGACCGACGACGCGTTCCTAGTGGAATGGCTGGGGCATTCGGTCTCGGTGGTCGAGGGAAGCGGAGAGAATATCAAAGTGACGAGGCCGGAAGACATGGTAATCGGGGAAGCGATTCTGGCAGAACGATTGAAGAGACGCGAGATGAGCGAGACTGGCGAGAAACGTGCGAGAAGCAGGACGAGCAAGTCTCGCTTGTCGCGCCAGTCCCGCCCGTCTCGCTGA
- a CDS encoding DegQ family serine endoprotease, which yields MKLVRTWLVPFTLVTGGIVIGVVIASNMGWLPTGSAGPEPIPNPIIRPVATAPQPPMGGGDGKNFVEIAKMVKPAVVNIAATRTGKSGDSPHGSPFDDPFFRKFFGDEFLKRDAPHREPKERGQGSGVIVEANGLIITNNHVVNKADEIRVFLSDKREFKGKLIGTDAKTDIAIVKIEATGLSTIPWADSDQLEVGEYVLAVGSPFGLTQTVTMGIVSAVGRASMGIAEYEDFIQTDAAINPGNSGGALVNVRGELVGINTAIFSQSGGSMGIGFAVPSNLSRAVMDQLVRTGKVVRGWLGVSIQDLTPELASQFGITDTKGVLVSDVLADSPAKKAGFERADVIVEYDGKIMDSPTHLRNAVAQTPIGKKVSVKLIRDKKPKTIEVAIVEQPKSLGQPGAEESRESAVPTGVLSDLDVREINEELAARYGLKGIERGVVVVKIKPGSNAEEMGVREGDIILEVNRKAVTSLKSYEQAASVLAKDHPVLLLLKRKGQTIYLTLRP from the coding sequence ATGAAACTCGTGCGAACATGGCTGGTGCCATTTACGTTAGTCACTGGGGGAATCGTCATCGGGGTTGTGATCGCATCCAACATGGGTTGGTTGCCGACCGGCAGCGCCGGGCCTGAGCCGATTCCAAACCCGATCATTCGGCCAGTGGCGACCGCCCCACAACCACCGATGGGAGGGGGGGACGGGAAAAATTTCGTTGAGATTGCAAAAATGGTGAAGCCGGCCGTCGTCAACATTGCGGCGACGCGAACGGGAAAATCCGGAGACAGTCCTCATGGCTCACCGTTTGATGACCCGTTTTTTCGCAAGTTTTTCGGCGATGAATTTTTGAAGCGCGATGCCCCTCATCGAGAGCCGAAAGAGCGGGGCCAAGGCTCCGGGGTCATTGTGGAAGCCAATGGTTTGATCATCACCAATAATCACGTCGTGAACAAGGCTGATGAGATCAGGGTCTTTTTGTCGGACAAACGGGAGTTTAAAGGCAAGTTGATCGGCACCGATGCGAAAACCGATATCGCGATCGTGAAAATCGAGGCGACGGGGCTCTCGACTATTCCCTGGGCTGATTCAGACCAACTGGAGGTCGGGGAATATGTGTTGGCCGTAGGAAGCCCGTTCGGGCTCACCCAGACCGTGACGATGGGGATCGTCAGTGCAGTTGGACGAGCCAGTATGGGAATTGCCGAATACGAAGACTTCATTCAAACTGATGCGGCGATCAATCCGGGGAATTCCGGGGGCGCGCTCGTGAATGTGCGGGGCGAATTAGTCGGGATCAATACGGCGATTTTCAGCCAGAGCGGCGGCAGTATGGGAATCGGGTTTGCAGTGCCGAGCAATCTCTCTCGCGCCGTCATGGACCAGTTGGTCAGGACAGGCAAGGTTGTTCGTGGCTGGCTCGGCGTCTCGATCCAAGATTTGACTCCCGAGTTGGCCAGCCAGTTCGGGATTACTGACACGAAGGGTGTACTTGTCAGCGATGTCCTGGCGGATAGTCCTGCGAAGAAGGCAGGGTTTGAGCGGGCTGATGTCATCGTTGAATATGACGGCAAGATCATGGATTCGCCGACGCATCTGAGAAATGCCGTTGCGCAGACTCCGATCGGGAAGAAGGTGTCGGTCAAGCTGATCCGGGACAAGAAGCCCAAAACGATTGAGGTTGCAATTGTGGAGCAGCCGAAGTCCTTGGGCCAGCCAGGCGCAGAGGAGAGCAGGGAATCAGCGGTGCCGACAGGGGTGCTCTCGGATCTCGATGTGCGGGAGATAAACGAAGAACTGGCTGCCCGATATGGGTTGAAGGGCATCGAACGTGGCGTGGTGGTGGTCAAGATCAAGCCGGGAAGCAATGCGGAGGAGATGGGTGTACGTGAAGGCGACATTATTCTCGAAGTCAATCGCAAAGCAGTCACGTCACTCAAGTCCTATGAACAAGCAGCTTCTGTCTTAGCCAAGGACCATCCGGTCCTCCTGCTGCTCAAGCGGAAAGGCCAAACGATCTATCTCACGCTGCGGCCCTAG
- a CDS encoding class I fructose-bisphosphate aldolase — MADRVQEILSWYSSDNAGTQTNIARLLRHGKLAGMGKLVILPVDQGFEHGPARSFAPNPGGYNPLYHFQLGIDAGCNAYAAPLGFLEAGASHYAGQIPLILKLNSHDTLHDEKDPLPSVTGSVNDALRLGCAAVGFTIYPGSSHCNTMYEQLREIAEEAKDRGLAVVVWSYPRGSGLSKEGETAIDVVAYASQIAAQLGAHIIKVKLPTAHLEQAAAKKVYESTKIPIATLAERVRHVVQSSFDGRRIVIFSGGAKSEDAHVFEEARAIRDGGGFGSIIGRNSFQRPKAEALKFLNTIMGIYSGEIL, encoded by the coding sequence ATGGCTGATCGAGTACAAGAGATCCTGAGTTGGTACAGCAGCGACAATGCGGGAACACAGACGAACATCGCCCGTTTGTTGCGCCATGGAAAGCTGGCGGGGATGGGCAAGCTGGTGATCCTGCCTGTGGACCAGGGGTTTGAGCATGGCCCGGCGCGGAGCTTCGCCCCCAATCCCGGGGGCTACAATCCCCTCTATCATTTTCAGTTGGGGATCGATGCCGGCTGCAACGCCTACGCTGCGCCACTGGGATTTCTGGAGGCAGGGGCGAGTCACTATGCCGGGCAAATCCCGCTCATTCTGAAACTCAACAGCCATGATACGTTGCACGACGAAAAGGATCCGTTGCCTTCCGTGACAGGCAGCGTGAACGATGCGCTGCGATTAGGCTGTGCTGCAGTGGGGTTTACAATCTATCCCGGTTCGTCGCACTGCAACACCATGTACGAGCAATTGAGAGAGATTGCAGAAGAGGCCAAGGACCGCGGGTTGGCAGTTGTCGTGTGGTCGTATCCACGCGGATCGGGGCTCAGTAAGGAAGGGGAGACGGCCATTGATGTCGTGGCCTATGCGTCACAGATTGCAGCCCAGCTCGGCGCCCATATTATTAAAGTCAAACTCCCTACCGCGCATCTTGAGCAGGCTGCGGCGAAGAAGGTGTACGAATCGACAAAGATTCCGATTGCCACATTGGCGGAGCGGGTGAGGCATGTGGTGCAGAGTTCGTTCGATGGGCGCCGGATTGTCATCTTCTCCGGAGGGGCCAAGAGCGAGGACGCGCATGTCTTCGAGGAGGCCCGTGCCATTCGTGACGGAGGGGGATTCGGCTCCATCATTGGGCGAAACTCGTTCCAGCGGCCCAAAGCAGAGGCGTTGAAATTCCTCAATACAATCATGGGGATTTACTCTGGCGAGATCCTCTAA
- the fbp gene encoding class 1 fructose-bisphosphatase, which translates to MGQFPLTLGRFIALEQADHPGATGEFSALLSQIGLVGKLLAQDLRRAGLTNILGTTGETNVQGETIKKLDEIANQTFLKVFDQSGLVCALASEEMEKPVLFSENWPEAKYLLLFDPLDGSSNTDCNMPLGAIFSVVMSASEERMPAEDDLIRKGTEQVAAGYLLFGSSTMLVYTVGQGVHGFTLDPDIGEYLLSHEQVHIPARGKVYSVNEGNSHKWVAGTKQYVDYLKVQDKATGRPYGGRYSGCLVADVHRILLDGGIYLYPGELNKPEGKLRLLYEANPLAWVVEQAGGRASTGTLRIMDVEPKTLHQRVPLLIGSAGDVSDAEEFIQGRR; encoded by the coding sequence ATGGGACAGTTTCCTCTTACTTTAGGCAGATTTATCGCTCTGGAGCAGGCGGATCATCCGGGAGCCACCGGGGAATTTTCAGCTCTTCTTTCCCAGATCGGTCTGGTTGGAAAACTTCTTGCGCAGGATCTCAGACGCGCCGGGCTCACCAATATTCTGGGGACGACCGGTGAGACAAATGTGCAGGGGGAAACAATCAAGAAACTCGATGAGATTGCGAACCAGACCTTCTTGAAGGTCTTTGACCAGAGCGGGCTTGTCTGCGCACTGGCTTCTGAAGAGATGGAAAAGCCGGTTCTGTTTTCGGAGAATTGGCCGGAGGCCAAGTACCTGCTGCTCTTCGATCCTCTGGATGGCTCATCGAACACGGATTGCAATATGCCGCTCGGCGCGATCTTTTCCGTCGTGATGTCTGCATCCGAAGAGCGGATGCCCGCTGAAGATGACCTTATCCGCAAAGGAACGGAGCAGGTGGCAGCCGGCTACCTCCTTTTCGGGTCAAGTACCATGCTGGTCTATACGGTTGGACAGGGAGTCCATGGCTTTACACTGGATCCCGACATCGGTGAGTATCTCCTGTCTCATGAGCAGGTCCATATTCCCGCGCGCGGCAAGGTTTACAGCGTGAACGAAGGCAACTCTCATAAATGGGTAGCTGGCACAAAACAATATGTGGATTACCTGAAAGTCCAAGATAAAGCCACAGGGCGGCCCTATGGTGGACGCTATTCGGGCTGTCTGGTGGCCGACGTACACCGGATTCTCCTCGATGGAGGCATCTATCTCTATCCCGGCGAGTTGAACAAGCCGGAGGGCAAGCTTCGGCTACTCTACGAAGCTAATCCATTGGCGTGGGTCGTGGAGCAGGCAGGAGGAAGAGCCAGCACCGGGACCCTGAGAATTATGGATGTCGAACCAAAGACGCTGCACCAGCGTGTGCCATTGCTGATCGGCAGCGCGGGTGACGTCAGCGACGCAGAGGAATTTATCCAAGGGAGACGGTAG
- a CDS encoding DUF3108 domain-containing protein, whose amino-acid sequence MNLILLSLLLLSVALGGVQDSTALAAETASKQAIQPGEQLTYDISWLYITAGTAVMAISDTGTDGDRPLVKLLTTAQSRPAITKFFPVDNRVESIMDPATLLPVQLVFRRREGKKKEDIEYTFHQKKGTVTAVKGGAPETLEIPPGTQDVISCLYYARSELSLQPGSSLTMNVFHDKKNRKVEVRVEEIETLGGPWGEVETARVLVIMPFQGLFLNQGNIRVWFTTDDRRIPVRMKAKIIIGSIVADLVSGWQAASPAQ is encoded by the coding sequence ATGAATCTGATCCTCCTCTCTCTCCTGTTGTTGAGCGTTGCCCTTGGGGGGGTGCAGGACTCCACGGCGCTTGCGGCAGAGACCGCTTCCAAGCAGGCCATTCAGCCCGGTGAGCAGCTGACCTACGATATTTCCTGGCTCTATATCACAGCCGGCACGGCTGTCATGGCTATCAGTGATACCGGTACGGACGGGGATCGGCCCCTGGTGAAATTGCTCACCACGGCACAATCGCGGCCCGCGATCACCAAATTCTTTCCCGTTGATAACCGTGTCGAGTCGATCATGGATCCTGCCACGCTGCTTCCTGTGCAGTTGGTCTTTCGGCGGCGGGAAGGGAAGAAGAAAGAGGATATCGAGTACACTTTTCATCAGAAAAAAGGGACAGTCACTGCTGTCAAAGGCGGAGCGCCCGAAACCTTGGAGATCCCGCCCGGCACCCAGGATGTCATCTCCTGCCTCTATTATGCGCGCAGCGAGTTATCGCTGCAGCCAGGGTCATCTCTGACGATGAACGTATTTCACGATAAAAAGAACCGGAAGGTAGAGGTGCGCGTAGAGGAAATTGAGACTCTCGGCGGCCCCTGGGGGGAAGTTGAAACGGCTCGTGTGTTGGTTATCATGCCGTTCCAAGGACTTTTTCTCAACCAGGGCAACATCCGGGTGTGGTTTACCACTGACGATCGGCGCATTCCGGTTCGCATGAAGGCCAAGATCATCATCGGGTCGATTGTAGCCGACCTCGTCAGCGGGTGGCAGGCCGCTTCACCAGCCCAATAA